In the Leptospira sp. WS4.C2 genome, one interval contains:
- a CDS encoding OmpA family protein, which produces MQSKQRNVSFLLLTLVFVSGLSADWIYFPYEYNQIYKEKYALELELADIRKQHQNELNRLEEEKKELQTQNRNLTEDLELEKRNRAKEQDEYSDKMRDYDMRLRGLEKKGTDKERMLADENRKREEKDRADLDALKKKLEDKERECLQKEQKLRENYESKMDELKERIRNLEEELGNLRKLTKEQKRELERLAEQTKEFEEKLAKEITSGQIRLKRFHNKLIINIDDKISFDSGSSELKPAILPAIEKIRDILAAYPENYIVVEGHTDNVPIKTKFRNNWHLSSERALSVLDYMLQNKNLNPKNFSSAGYGEFQPIVPNTSKENKALNRRVDIVVVPRATGSLNTNHE; this is translated from the coding sequence ATGCAAAGTAAACAAAGAAACGTTAGTTTCTTACTCCTAACCCTTGTTTTTGTTTCTGGACTGTCGGCGGACTGGATTTATTTTCCCTATGAATACAACCAAATTTACAAAGAGAAATATGCTTTGGAGTTGGAACTGGCTGACATTCGCAAACAACACCAAAACGAACTGAACCGTTTGGAAGAAGAAAAGAAAGAACTCCAAACACAAAATCGAAATCTTACGGAAGACTTAGAATTAGAAAAAAGAAACCGAGCCAAAGAACAAGACGAATATTCCGATAAAATGCGCGATTACGATATGCGCCTTCGTGGTCTTGAAAAAAAAGGTACTGACAAAGAACGAATGCTTGCAGATGAAAATCGGAAACGGGAAGAAAAAGACCGGGCCGACCTGGATGCTCTCAAGAAAAAACTCGAAGACAAAGAGCGGGAATGCCTTCAAAAAGAACAAAAACTCCGCGAAAATTACGAATCCAAAATGGATGAACTTAAAGAGAGGATTCGCAATTTAGAAGAAGAACTTGGAAACCTACGAAAACTCACTAAAGAACAAAAAAGAGAATTAGAACGGCTTGCCGAACAAACCAAAGAGTTTGAAGAGAAGTTAGCTAAAGAAATCACATCAGGCCAAATTCGCCTCAAACGTTTTCATAACAAACTTATCATCAATATTGATGATAAAATTTCCTTCGATAGTGGTTCCTCGGAACTAAAACCTGCCATCCTACCTGCCATAGAGAAAATTCGGGATATATTAGCAGCCTATCCAGAAAACTACATTGTGGTAGAAGGCCATACTGACAACGTCCCTATCAAAACAAAATTCAGAAACAACTGGCACCTTTCCAGCGAACGAGCGTTATCTGTTTTAGATTATATGTTACAGAACAAAAATCTAAATCCAAAGAATTTTTCCAGCGCTGGATACGGTGAGTTTCAACCGATTGTTCCCAATACTTCAAAAGAAAACAAAGCACTCAACCGCCGAGTGGACATTGTAGTGGTTCCGAGAGCCACTGGCTCATTAAATACAAATCATGAGTAA
- a CDS encoding LEA type 2 family protein translates to MKLALPLILSLFTLQCSVLGVIQDKIPMPVFEFDSLSIKSITFTDITLNVVTSVENPYPVSIPSSLLDMDIKIEGLKLSQIKTDLGAIEGKKTKQLPLEVKLKYTDLLNLYKKFPNKPLLEVSAEGNMKVPIPKQWQLLGKESLSFPFVKKREIPAILPDVEIQNFKILMPTEADILSASNTDTLADTATGFLKGLLGGSKQPATSAAKAGLAGLKLDLNTEFDFVFSNQAASNLNLTGLTYDLNLAGEKFLNGTPKEILNSGKTSTIKVATKFPITSISSSLYKTIQSKSAQFDLKGDSGLKVPTVAETIPFQYEKRGNFKW, encoded by the coding sequence ATGAAATTGGCACTTCCCTTAATTCTTTCTCTTTTCACTCTCCAATGTTCTGTTCTCGGAGTCATCCAAGATAAAATTCCGATGCCTGTATTTGAATTTGATTCTCTTTCAATTAAGAGCATCACTTTTACCGACATCACTTTGAATGTGGTGACTTCGGTGGAAAATCCTTATCCAGTTTCTATCCCTAGTTCCTTACTCGATATGGATATTAAAATTGAAGGATTAAAACTTTCCCAAATCAAAACAGATCTGGGTGCCATTGAAGGGAAAAAAACAAAACAACTTCCATTGGAAGTCAAACTAAAGTATACAGACCTACTCAATCTTTATAAAAAATTTCCAAACAAACCTTTGTTAGAGGTGAGTGCGGAAGGGAATATGAAAGTTCCCATTCCCAAACAATGGCAACTTCTGGGAAAAGAATCCCTTAGTTTCCCTTTTGTCAAAAAACGTGAAATCCCAGCCATTCTTCCCGATGTAGAAATCCAAAACTTCAAAATTTTAATGCCCACTGAAGCAGATATCCTAAGTGCTTCGAATACAGACACACTTGCAGACACAGCCACAGGATTTTTAAAAGGTCTTCTGGGCGGAAGCAAACAACCTGCCACCTCAGCCGCCAAAGCTGGCTTAGCTGGTTTAAAGTTGGATCTGAATACCGAATTTGATTTTGTATTTTCCAACCAAGCTGCCTCTAATCTAAACCTAACAGGTCTTACCTATGATCTAAATCTGGCCGGCGAAAAGTTCTTAAATGGAACACCCAAAGAAATTCTAAATTCCGGAAAAACTTCTACTATAAAAGTTGCAACAAAGTTTCCAATCACTTCGATTAGCTCCTCTCTTTACAAAACCATCCAATCAAAGTCAGCTCAGTTTGATTTAAAAGGGGATTCAGGACTAAAGGTTCCGACTGTTGCAGAAACCATTCCTTTTCAATATGAAAAACGTGGAAACTTTAAGTGGTAA
- a CDS encoding exodeoxyribonuclease III, protein MKIITLNCNGIRSSLSKGLLDFICQENPDIICFQETKAPVTEIDRKEFRDLGYEVHSCLADKPGYSGTAVLTKLKPKSVSIGLGDGIYSSEGRSILLEYSDFYLWNLYFPSGTSGEERQKVKYQFLDSFFELSKPYTKKKKPLIVCGDVNIAHTDLDIHNPKGNQKSSGFLPEERAWVSKFLDSGFIDCFRFLQPEIRDEYSWWTYRFQARKNNKGWRIDYFFITKSSKYKIESVHIAKEPVLSDHAPVVMKIQFT, encoded by the coding sequence ATGAAAATCATCACGTTAAATTGCAACGGAATTCGTTCCAGTTTGAGCAAAGGTTTGCTCGATTTTATCTGTCAGGAAAATCCTGACATTATTTGTTTCCAAGAAACAAAGGCTCCTGTGACAGAAATTGACAGAAAAGAATTTCGAGATCTCGGTTACGAAGTGCATTCTTGTTTAGCGGACAAACCTGGATATAGCGGAACTGCCGTTCTTACCAAATTAAAGCCCAAATCCGTTTCTATTGGACTGGGAGACGGAATCTATTCCTCAGAAGGAAGGTCCATCCTTCTCGAATATTCCGATTTTTATCTTTGGAATCTCTACTTTCCTTCCGGAACCAGTGGCGAGGAGCGCCAAAAAGTTAAATACCAATTTTTAGATTCGTTTTTTGAACTATCAAAACCCTACACAAAGAAGAAAAAACCTCTCATTGTATGTGGGGATGTAAACATTGCACATACTGATTTGGACATTCACAATCCTAAAGGAAACCAAAAGAGTTCCGGTTTCCTACCGGAAGAAAGGGCCTGGGTTTCCAAGTTTTTGGATTCTGGTTTTATCGACTGCTTTCGGTTTCTACAACCAGAGATTCGGGATGAATACTCTTGGTGGACTTACCGTTTCCAGGCAAGAAAAAACAACAAAGGTTGGCGGATTGATTACTTCTTTATTACAAAATCCTCTAAATACAAAATTGAATCGGTTCACATTGCCAAAGAACCCGTTCTCTCTGACCATGCACCTGTTGTGATGAAAATCCAATTCACTTGA
- a CDS encoding adenylate/guanylate cyclase domain-containing protein: protein MLEISAEIPFLRTSKLSFLLWDESPGSLETWDWNEGITIFFQTRRAGELEFRFGPPLWGIPTETNRLEFPFVSIHNIATNKYLASELSKLGEGKTFYVLIPKGLELEARSVFARLEYLWDDKISPDRITHKFGLTGKTNSVPDSNGSSHQISKKITYSHPPLEFVGRSGKKIEREVVLVSANDSKAHFEEVNADLVYDEREEISSEEESPNHPYDLIESSFSESELEEPKTVKPEIVSEQKPELNKETPEVHALDESSNTKFSLQLKMMGVISFLFILSVSVIIFFASFYFKRSIELQLRDNNIRIAEIIGSKVKSDILGVVEKGRQIAITLTTQGLPESERRLLIKTFFQNDKEFIYLGIFERKENTLVMKREVFNEEELKKSSVTEEDFHAVVNRNREALAEAFNGQAVLLNSSPGFQEPSFAIAIPTSENGENDNALVMIVKLEKIIGAFSKKGIETTFMVNGNGTALAHPKEDLILAATDLASMPIVKSMLTSAPNTGQMSYIDEELGGSYLGSFQKIGFADAGVITIVSEEKAFADVYKSQKTNLYIAGIGLCSALIFVFFFSKTITKPVLQLLTATLEIAKGNFKIGIKPTTQDEVGLLTKYFIDMSAGLEEREKVKNILGSMIDPVVVQEAMVDLAALKRGSETHITAFFSDVASFSTISEQLKSADLAALLNEYLSAMTLLLKKHEGVLDKYIGDAIVGIFNAPVPVIDHELKAARASVDMVMKLTELRKYWTENNLYSKEAQVMDARIGLNSGPAKVGFMGTDALASYTMMGDTVNLAARLEAAGKDYGVNILITDPIRDSIQSEMVTRYLDLVRVKGKNEPVKIHELIGYRSIVLPNIIEAADIYETGFKAYLDQNWDLAIKLFTDSEKAKGQKDKSSHMLIERCEEYKLNPPGSDWDGVFTRTHK from the coding sequence ATGTTAGAAATTTCCGCAGAAATACCGTTCCTCCGAACGTCCAAACTCTCGTTTTTGCTCTGGGATGAATCTCCTGGAAGTTTAGAAACTTGGGACTGGAACGAGGGGATTACTATATTCTTCCAAACTCGGCGTGCTGGGGAATTGGAGTTCCGTTTTGGGCCCCCACTCTGGGGAATTCCCACGGAAACGAACCGACTCGAGTTTCCCTTCGTTTCCATTCATAATATTGCAACAAACAAGTATTTGGCGTCCGAATTGTCAAAGTTAGGGGAAGGTAAAACTTTCTATGTTTTAATTCCGAAAGGTTTGGAGTTGGAGGCACGTTCCGTTTTTGCTCGTTTGGAATACCTATGGGATGATAAAATATCTCCAGATCGAATTACTCATAAATTTGGTCTGACGGGAAAAACAAATTCTGTACCTGACTCGAATGGATCTAGTCATCAAATTTCAAAAAAAATTACGTATAGTCATCCTCCTTTAGAATTTGTCGGACGGTCGGGCAAAAAAATAGAAAGAGAGGTTGTTCTAGTTTCTGCCAACGATTCGAAAGCACATTTCGAAGAAGTGAATGCGGATTTGGTTTACGACGAGCGAGAAGAAATCTCCTCAGAAGAGGAATCTCCAAACCATCCTTATGATTTAATTGAATCTTCTTTTTCGGAATCGGAATTGGAAGAACCAAAAACTGTAAAACCTGAAATAGTTTCAGAGCAGAAACCCGAATTAAATAAGGAAACACCCGAGGTTCATGCATTAGATGAATCGTCGAATACGAAATTTTCCCTTCAGTTAAAAATGATGGGGGTGATTAGTTTCCTTTTCATTCTCTCCGTATCAGTGATTATCTTTTTCGCTTCTTTTTATTTTAAGAGATCCATTGAACTTCAGTTACGTGATAATAACATTCGAATTGCTGAAATTATTGGTTCCAAAGTAAAATCAGATATATTAGGAGTAGTGGAAAAGGGACGCCAAATCGCCATTACACTCACAACACAAGGGCTTCCTGAGTCCGAACGCAGGTTACTAATTAAAACTTTCTTTCAAAATGATAAGGAGTTTATATACTTAGGAATTTTTGAACGAAAGGAAAATACTCTCGTTATGAAACGGGAAGTTTTTAACGAAGAAGAACTAAAAAAAAGTTCTGTTACTGAAGAGGACTTCCATGCAGTGGTCAATCGAAATCGAGAGGCACTGGCAGAAGCATTTAATGGACAAGCTGTTCTTTTAAACTCAAGTCCTGGTTTCCAGGAACCGTCATTTGCCATCGCCATTCCTACCTCTGAAAATGGAGAAAATGACAATGCACTCGTGATGATTGTCAAACTTGAAAAAATCATAGGTGCCTTTTCCAAAAAGGGAATTGAAACTACTTTTATGGTAAATGGAAATGGAACGGCTCTTGCCCATCCGAAGGAAGATTTAATTCTTGCTGCAACAGACCTCGCTTCCATGCCTATCGTCAAATCAATGTTAACTAGTGCACCCAATACGGGGCAGATGAGTTATATTGATGAAGAATTAGGTGGGTCTTATTTAGGGTCCTTTCAAAAGATAGGATTCGCCGATGCGGGAGTGATCACCATTGTATCGGAAGAAAAGGCCTTTGCTGATGTTTACAAAAGCCAAAAGACAAATCTATATATAGCAGGAATTGGTCTTTGTTCCGCACTTATTTTTGTATTTTTCTTTTCAAAAACTATTACAAAGCCGGTTTTACAACTCCTTACCGCAACCTTAGAGATTGCGAAAGGTAATTTTAAGATCGGGATCAAACCTACCACACAAGATGAAGTGGGACTTCTCACCAAATACTTTATCGATATGAGTGCCGGTTTGGAAGAACGGGAAAAAGTAAAAAATATCCTTGGGAGTATGATTGATCCTGTTGTGGTACAAGAGGCCATGGTGGATCTAGCCGCATTGAAACGGGGCTCTGAAACTCATATCACTGCTTTTTTCTCAGATGTGGCAAGTTTTTCAACGATTTCCGAGCAGTTAAAATCGGCTGACCTTGCCGCACTACTAAATGAATATTTATCTGCGATGACCCTCCTTCTAAAAAAACACGAAGGAGTTTTGGATAAATACATTGGGGATGCCATTGTGGGAATCTTCAATGCACCAGTCCCCGTTATAGACCATGAACTAAAAGCGGCAAGGGCCAGTGTAGATATGGTTATGAAATTGACCGAGTTGCGGAAGTATTGGACTGAGAATAATCTTTATTCGAAAGAAGCCCAAGTGATGGATGCAAGGATCGGTCTCAACTCAGGACCAGCTAAGGTTGGTTTTATGGGAACGGATGCCCTAGCATCTTATACGATGATGGGGGACACGGTTAACCTTGCAGCAAGGTTAGAAGCCGCGGGGAAAGATTACGGAGTAAATATTTTAATTACCGATCCCATTCGTGATTCCATCCAAAGCGAAATGGTAACTCGGTATTTGGATCTAGTAAGAGTGAAAGGAAAAAATGAACCTGTCAAAATTCATGAACTCATCGGTTATAGGTCGATTGTTTTACCGAATATTATCGAGGCCGCTGATATTTATGAAACAGGATTCAAAGCATATTTGGACCAAAACTGGGATTTGGCGATCAAACTATTTACTGATTCAGAAAAAGCAAAGGGCCAAAAAGATAAGTCTAGCCATATGCTCATCGAACGTTGTGAAGAATATAAATTGAATCCCCCTGGATCTGATTGGGATGGTGTGTTCACGAGGACACATAAATAA
- the mgtE gene encoding magnesium transporter: MEEERKKESEFRIKIDRDSDSYDEFVSQIKNLITNEDSKQLEEMLDGAHPADIVTLFRDLEREEELYLFRLLPKEDQAYSLIKMEEETLESFLEELSVDEISNTLDHIETDETTYLLSYLPSAKRELVLANLSKADSFEIRSQLGFREYSAGRLMSKDFATVSITDNVRKGIINVRKKAKEIEDIYQIYVTDEDGVLEGFIPLKDLFLTPINTKVAKITNFSVFAFHYDVDQEEVANTFKKYDLVSAAVTDDLGRIIGRITVDDVLEIVEEEASEDILLMAGVSEDERLSTPILQSVKRRIIWLNVNLLTAFVSSTVVAFFENTISQIVVLATLMPIVAGLGGNAGTQSVTVVIRNIATGDLSFSNWWEAVRKECTIGVLNGLVLGTVTGCMIFFVKGNLVLGLVVGTAMFVNMIVASLTGSLVPILLKAMRIDPAIASSIFVTATTDVCGFFFFLGLATVFAKYLI; this comes from the coding sequence ATGGAAGAAGAAAGAAAGAAAGAGTCCGAATTCCGTATCAAAATCGACAGAGACAGCGATTCCTATGATGAGTTTGTCAGTCAGATCAAAAACCTCATTACGAATGAGGATTCCAAACAACTGGAAGAGATGCTCGATGGGGCTCACCCTGCCGACATCGTCACCTTATTTCGTGATCTAGAACGAGAAGAAGAGTTATACCTTTTCCGACTCCTTCCCAAAGAAGACCAAGCCTATTCCCTAATCAAAATGGAAGAGGAGACACTCGAGTCTTTTTTAGAGGAACTTTCTGTAGATGAGATCTCCAATACGCTCGATCATATCGAAACAGATGAAACTACCTATTTACTTTCTTATTTACCGAGCGCCAAACGAGAATTAGTTTTAGCTAATTTAAGTAAAGCTGACAGTTTTGAAATTCGTTCCCAATTGGGTTTTCGTGAATACTCGGCCGGACGTCTTATGTCTAAGGACTTTGCTACTGTTTCCATTACAGACAATGTTCGCAAAGGGATCATCAATGTACGGAAAAAAGCCAAAGAAATAGAAGATATCTACCAAATTTATGTAACCGATGAAGATGGAGTACTCGAAGGATTCATTCCTTTAAAAGATTTATTCCTGACTCCCATCAATACGAAGGTAGCAAAGATCACCAACTTTTCTGTATTTGCCTTCCATTATGATGTCGATCAGGAAGAGGTTGCCAATACATTCAAAAAATATGACTTAGTCAGCGCTGCCGTCACCGATGATTTAGGGCGGATCATTGGACGTATCACTGTGGATGATGTCTTAGAAATCGTTGAGGAAGAAGCATCAGAAGATATCCTACTGATGGCAGGGGTATCAGAGGATGAAAGATTATCCACACCCATTTTACAATCGGTGAAACGCCGGATCATTTGGTTGAATGTCAATTTACTCACTGCCTTTGTGAGCTCCACTGTCGTTGCTTTTTTTGAAAATACGATTTCTCAGATTGTAGTTCTAGCCACTCTTATGCCAATTGTGGCAGGACTTGGTGGCAATGCAGGTACGCAGTCAGTAACTGTTGTGATTCGCAATATCGCCACAGGGGATCTCTCTTTTTCTAATTGGTGGGAAGCAGTTCGTAAAGAATGTACCATTGGTGTTTTAAATGGACTTGTACTCGGAACCGTAACAGGATGTATGATCTTTTTTGTGAAGGGAAATTTGGTACTTGGTTTAGTCGTTGGAACCGCTATGTTTGTCAATATGATTGTTGCTTCTCTAACGGGATCACTTGTTCCCATTCTGCTAAAGGCCATGCGTATAGATCCGGCAATTGCTTCGTCTATTTTTGTTACGGCAACTACAGATGTTTGCGGATTTTTCTTTTTCCTCGGACTTGCCACAGTGTTTGCAAAATATTTAATTTAG
- a CDS encoding FecR domain-containing protein, with protein sequence MRLLNDTRFVISVLLLLILLFSFLLHRNLNYRFNDSTDPTIGVITFKNKTVLRKYNDAVVWDLIDSKTEVKNRDTIRTEGLSDAILTLNDGTKINISENSMILLDISDKNININFAYGSFEAAREGTVSGDLKMNITAGDQTVQVGNGDVKLDKTKSELNIKVDQGEAKLTSNGKEETIAKDQIANVSESGVKVGKPVYRLATPEDRKNILSDSGSERINFSFSGWKADSSKQTNPLIEVSLFPDFSKSLIKEKLSSANISKKLGPGSYYWRVSYEDPISKSKQTTEVFQFRILSDPSLRIMSPKSGEIFTYTQDVPVVRFVWNPLDLYSSYTVQVARDSNFSDGLISKQTQNQSLAFDSLKEGSYFAKIQAKSNLPGISEKVSNVVNFQVSKKTNTSPPELLEPVRGRTFAEEQTKSQLFFSWKDDKDFTQYEWELSSDSNFQSKLKSEFTKNNFWKLPGGLGVGTYFWRVKGIGPNGDSLNSKPNTFNVIAKEEMELIAPANGSEVEVDERSFVVLKWKKLTGKSNYEVEIAKQSDFQPLVLKENVSGNYFEFKSKDMGRFYWRVRSVDGDPNVSITRNFLMISNMEPPSLVSPTRNETIDLFSKNSILFTWKPVEKASGYRIQVIDISGIREKQILNEKINATKLQFTDIQKLNVGRFRWEVAALFKQTDGTERESAYNKQDFFISVPELKIPKILTPGKIYVE encoded by the coding sequence ATGAGACTTTTAAACGATACAAGATTTGTAATATCTGTACTGCTGTTACTCATCCTGTTATTCTCATTTCTACTTCATAGAAATTTGAATTATCGTTTCAATGATTCTACTGACCCTACCATCGGGGTCATCACATTCAAAAACAAAACGGTTCTCCGAAAGTATAATGATGCGGTCGTTTGGGACTTGATTGATTCCAAAACAGAAGTTAAAAACAGAGACACCATTCGAACGGAAGGTTTATCAGATGCAATACTTACGTTAAATGATGGAACGAAGATCAATATATCTGAAAATTCGATGATTCTTTTGGATATTTCTGATAAAAATATAAATATCAACTTTGCTTATGGATCTTTTGAAGCTGCACGAGAAGGAACAGTCTCTGGTGATTTGAAAATGAACATCACAGCAGGTGACCAAACAGTCCAAGTGGGTAATGGAGATGTGAAATTAGATAAAACCAAATCTGAATTAAACATCAAAGTAGATCAAGGTGAAGCAAAACTTACCTCCAATGGAAAAGAAGAGACCATTGCTAAAGACCAAATTGCCAATGTCAGTGAATCTGGTGTGAAAGTCGGAAAACCAGTTTACCGATTGGCAACACCTGAAGATCGCAAAAACATCCTTTCCGACTCAGGATCAGAGCGTATTAATTTTTCTTTTTCTGGTTGGAAAGCTGATTCATCCAAACAAACAAATCCATTAATAGAAGTTTCTTTATTCCCAGATTTTTCAAAATCTCTTATCAAAGAAAAACTTTCATCAGCTAACATTTCAAAAAAATTGGGGCCGGGTTCCTATTACTGGCGAGTTTCTTATGAGGATCCGATTTCTAAATCAAAACAAACAACGGAAGTTTTCCAATTCCGAATTTTGAGCGATCCGTCTCTTCGGATTATGAGCCCTAAATCAGGTGAAATATTTACTTACACACAAGATGTACCGGTGGTTCGTTTTGTTTGGAATCCATTAGATCTTTATTCATCCTATACAGTCCAAGTCGCAAGGGATTCCAATTTTTCTGATGGGTTAATTTCTAAACAAACGCAAAATCAGTCTCTCGCTTTCGATTCATTGAAAGAAGGAAGTTATTTTGCAAAAATCCAAGCAAAGTCCAATCTTCCAGGGATTTCAGAAAAGGTATCAAACGTAGTTAATTTTCAAGTTTCCAAAAAAACAAACACATCGCCGCCTGAGTTGTTGGAACCTGTACGAGGTAGAACTTTTGCGGAAGAACAAACCAAATCCCAACTTTTCTTTTCCTGGAAGGATGACAAAGATTTTACTCAATACGAATGGGAACTAAGTTCTGATTCTAATTTTCAGTCCAAATTGAAATCAGAATTCACAAAGAATAACTTTTGGAAACTTCCAGGCGGTCTCGGTGTCGGTACATATTTTTGGAGAGTGAAAGGCATTGGACCAAATGGAGATTCGCTAAATTCCAAACCAAATACTTTTAACGTGATAGCAAAAGAAGAAATGGAATTGATAGCTCCAGCTAACGGTTCCGAAGTGGAAGTCGATGAACGTTCCTTTGTTGTTCTTAAATGGAAAAAATTAACAGGTAAGTCAAATTATGAAGTAGAAATTGCAAAACAGTCCGACTTCCAACCTCTTGTGTTGAAAGAAAATGTTTCTGGAAATTATTTCGAATTTAAATCGAAAGACATGGGTCGTTTTTATTGGCGAGTTCGCTCTGTGGATGGTGATCCTAATGTCAGCATCACTCGAAACTTCCTTATGATTTCTAATATGGAGCCGCCAAGTTTGGTAAGTCCCACACGGAATGAAACCATAGATTTGTTTTCCAAAAATTCCATTCTTTTTACTTGGAAACCAGTAGAAAAAGCTTCTGGATATCGAATTCAAGTGATTGATATTTCTGGGATCAGGGAAAAACAAATCTTAAACGAAAAAATTAATGCCACCAAACTACAGTTTACTGATATTCAGAAGTTAAATGTAGGTCGATTCCGCTGGGAAGTTGCCGCTTTATTCAAACAAACAGATGGAACAGAACGAGAATCTGCTTATAACAAACAGGACTTTTTCATCTCTGTTCCAGAATTAAAAATTCCTAAAATCTTAACTCCTGGAAAGATCTATGTGGAATAA
- a CDS encoding cation diffusion facilitator family transporter, which translates to MSKPRPKRSRLVFFLSLSGLLSVLIFFIEWIGSKESGSLALFADAGHIFTDVFAHIISLFALLIASKKPTKKYPFGFHRFEVLAALFNGLLLIGIALFILYESYMRFSGSAHVEADAMLAYSLVGFGINLVSAGLLVGVSKTSLNLKSAYLHVISDLLGTLAVVVGALLIRFTGFKEVDHFLSIILGIFILKTSYGIVKESIDILIEADTSEFDKEHLLEHIRTFQGIKSVPQIAVRKLTSGVFSVELQILVKKDADRDKIVLEIHKVLKEEFGVPFVSVEILSSTMKEKLEEIFVRETEREFGHHGHSHGHANDHHH; encoded by the coding sequence ATGAGTAAACCAAGACCCAAACGTTCGCGGTTGGTATTTTTTTTAAGCCTTTCAGGTTTACTCTCTGTTCTTATTTTTTTTATCGAATGGATTGGCTCTAAGGAAAGTGGAAGTCTTGCTCTCTTTGCCGATGCAGGTCATATCTTCACTGATGTATTTGCTCATATTATTTCTCTTTTTGCTCTCCTCATTGCATCAAAAAAACCAACAAAAAAATATCCGTTCGGATTCCACCGATTTGAAGTTTTGGCAGCTTTATTCAATGGCCTTCTCCTCATCGGGATCGCGCTTTTTATTTTATATGAAAGTTATATGCGTTTTTCAGGTTCGGCTCATGTAGAGGCGGATGCAATGCTCGCTTATTCGCTTGTAGGATTTGGGATCAATTTGGTATCCGCAGGGCTTCTCGTGGGAGTCAGTAAAACAAGTCTCAATTTAAAATCGGCATATCTTCATGTAATTAGTGATCTATTGGGTACCCTTGCGGTTGTCGTTGGGGCCCTTCTCATTCGATTTACTGGATTTAAAGAAGTAGACCATTTCCTAAGTATCATCCTTGGAATCTTTATTTTAAAAACATCCTATGGAATCGTGAAAGAATCGATCGATATCTTAATCGAAGCAGACACTAGTGAATTTGACAAAGAACATTTATTGGAACATATCCGAACCTTTCAGGGAATCAAATCGGTTCCTCAAATCGCGGTCCGCAAACTCACGTCCGGTGTGTTTTCTGTAGAACTCCAAATCCTAGTCAAAAAAGATGCTGACAGAGACAAAATCGTTTTAGAAATTCATAAAGTACTAAAAGAAGAGTTTGGTGTGCCATTTGTATCGGTAGAAATTTTATCTTCCACAATGAAAGAGAAACTAGAAGAAATCTTTGTTCGCGAAACAGAACGTGAGTTTGGCCATCATGGTCATAGCCATGGACATGCAAATGACCACCATCATTAG